Proteins co-encoded in one Phenylobacterium soli genomic window:
- a CDS encoding tRNA1(Val) (adenine(37)-N6)-methyltransferase — MDEISEDSVLDGRVRLRQPARGYRAGLDAALLAAACDAGPGQRVLEAGCGAGAALLAAAARRQGARFAGVERDAAAAALARENAALNGLSERVEILEADVAAPFSRLGLAPFDAALSNPPFFDDPGALRAPSPERRGAWIADAGLAAWTGFLVKAVREGGTITLIHRADRLADLLTLLAEKAGSFQVRPIHPFADAPAKRVIVRAVKTGKAPLQLLPALVLHDRAGGKHRAEAEAILRGRAALEWV; from the coding sequence ATGGACGAGATCAGCGAGGATTCCGTGCTGGACGGGCGGGTGCGCCTGCGCCAGCCGGCCCGTGGCTATCGCGCCGGGCTCGACGCGGCCCTGCTGGCCGCCGCCTGCGACGCCGGCCCCGGCCAGCGGGTGCTCGAGGCCGGCTGCGGGGCGGGTGCGGCGCTGCTGGCGGCCGCCGCCCGGCGCCAAGGGGCGCGGTTCGCCGGCGTCGAGCGGGATGCGGCCGCGGCGGCCCTGGCGCGGGAGAACGCCGCCCTGAACGGCCTGTCGGAGCGGGTGGAGATCCTCGAGGCCGACGTCGCCGCGCCGTTCTCCAGGCTGGGCCTCGCGCCCTTCGACGCCGCCCTGTCGAACCCGCCGTTCTTCGACGATCCGGGGGCGCTGAGGGCGCCTTCCCCCGAGCGGCGGGGCGCGTGGATCGCCGACGCCGGGCTCGCCGCCTGGACCGGGTTTCTGGTGAAGGCGGTGCGCGAGGGCGGCACGATCACCCTGATCCATCGGGCCGACCGGCTCGCCGACCTCCTGACGCTCCTGGCGGAGAAGGCGGGCTCGTTCCAGGTGCGGCCGATCCATCCCTTCGCCGATGCGCCGGCCAAGCGGGTGATTGTGCGGGCGGTGAAGACCGGCAAGGCGCCGCTGCAGCTCCTCCCCGCCCTCGTGCTGCACGACCGGGCGGGCGGCAAGCACAGGGCCGAGGCCGAGGCGATCCTGCGCGGCCGGGCGGCGCTGGAGTGGGTCTAG
- a CDS encoding iron-containing redox enzyme family protein, producing the protein MTDRITAGTRLAGLGEFSPEIPDSRRLHLALARWNRRRLAVGRPSETWLQDLAEDTRMLRLEGAFVEAFRAHVAPLLAEVPTEPEGFIAWFEALKDTGPGQWDQLFAWLAAEATLEEMRWFLTQEAAGEAGFDDLVAMTQVKLPARPKLELARNYWDEMGRGSMGGMHGPMLDRTVKGLELSPTIEGTLWQSLCLANTMTALATTRRYGYQSVGALGVVELTAPTRVAAVADGLKRLEVAPEQRKYFVLHANLDVEHSKAWNAEALLPLVTEDPSCAPLIAEGALMRLICGEQCFEAYRAHLWAHADPVSFAAE; encoded by the coding sequence ATGACCGACCGCATCACCGCAGGGACGCGCCTCGCCGGCCTGGGCGAGTTCAGCCCCGAGATCCCCGACTCCCGGCGCCTTCACCTGGCGCTCGCCCGCTGGAACCGCCGCCGCCTCGCCGTCGGGCGACCCTCTGAGACCTGGCTGCAGGACCTCGCCGAGGACACGCGGATGCTGCGCCTCGAGGGCGCCTTCGTGGAGGCGTTCCGCGCCCACGTCGCGCCGCTGCTGGCCGAAGTCCCGACCGAGCCCGAGGGCTTCATCGCCTGGTTCGAGGCGCTGAAGGACACCGGTCCCGGGCAATGGGACCAGCTCTTCGCCTGGCTGGCCGCCGAGGCCACGCTCGAGGAGATGCGGTGGTTCCTGACCCAGGAGGCGGCCGGGGAGGCCGGGTTCGACGACCTCGTGGCCATGACCCAGGTGAAGCTGCCGGCCCGCCCCAAGCTCGAGCTCGCCCGCAACTACTGGGACGAGATGGGCCGCGGCTCGATGGGCGGCATGCACGGGCCGATGCTCGACCGCACCGTGAAGGGGCTGGAGCTCTCGCCGACCATCGAGGGGACCCTCTGGCAGTCGCTGTGCCTGGCCAACACCATGACCGCGCTCGCGACCACCCGGCGCTACGGCTACCAGTCGGTGGGCGCGCTCGGCGTCGTCGAGCTGACCGCCCCGACCCGTGTCGCGGCCGTCGCCGACGGCCTGAAGCGCCTGGAGGTCGCGCCGGAGCAGCGGAAGTATTTCGTGCTCCACGCCAACCTCGACGTCGAGCACTCCAAGGCCTGGAACGCCGAGGCGCTGCTGCCCCTCGTCACCGAGGATCCGAGCTGCGCTCCTCTCATCGCCGAGGGCGCCCTGATGCGCCTGATCTGCGGCGAGCAGTGCTTCGAAGCCTACCGCGCCCACCTGTGGGCCCACGCCGACCCGGTGAGCTTCGCGGCGGAGTAG
- a CDS encoding polyprenyl synthetase family protein gives MAAVDGLIRRHMDSPVPVIPALAEHLISGSAKRLRPLLTVAAARLAGARDDACLKLAAAVEFIHTATLLHDDVVDSSQLRRGRVAAHLIWGAPSSVLVGDFLFARAFELMVGANSMPALEILARASRVIAEGEVLQLTRSHDLDLTEALYIDIIRAKTAELFAAAAEAGAVSAGAPPERRRALRKYGQDLGLAFQLVDDALDYSGESDELGKNPGDDFREGKATLPLLLAIARTGPAEREFWLRTVDRREQADGDFERVRELMRQTGALQDTLDRAQAYAESAKAALAEFPAIGWRPALEDLADFAVARKA, from the coding sequence ATGGCGGCGGTCGACGGCCTGATCCGCCGGCACATGGACAGCCCCGTGCCGGTCATCCCGGCGCTCGCGGAGCACCTCATCTCCGGCTCCGCCAAGCGGCTGCGCCCCCTCCTGACCGTCGCCGCCGCGCGCCTAGCGGGCGCCCGCGACGACGCCTGCCTCAAGCTCGCCGCCGCCGTGGAGTTCATCCACACCGCCACCCTGCTGCACGACGACGTGGTGGATTCCTCCCAGCTACGCCGCGGCCGGGTCGCCGCTCACCTGATCTGGGGCGCGCCCTCCTCGGTGCTGGTCGGCGACTTCCTCTTCGCCCGCGCCTTCGAGCTGATGGTGGGGGCGAACTCCATGCCGGCGCTGGAGATCCTCGCCCGCGCCAGCCGCGTCATCGCCGAGGGCGAGGTGCTGCAGCTCACCCGCAGTCACGACCTCGATCTCACCGAGGCGCTCTACATCGACATCATCCGCGCCAAGACGGCCGAGCTGTTCGCCGCCGCCGCCGAGGCGGGCGCGGTCTCGGCCGGCGCGCCGCCGGAGCGCCGCCGGGCGCTGCGCAAATACGGCCAGGACCTCGGCCTGGCGTTCCAGCTCGTCGACGACGCCCTCGACTACTCCGGCGAGAGCGACGAGCTCGGCAAGAACCCGGGCGACGACTTCCGCGAAGGCAAGGCGACCCTGCCGCTGCTGCTGGCCATCGCCCGCACCGGCCCGGCCGAGCGCGAGTTCTGGCTGCGCACCGTCGACCGCCGCGAGCAGGCCGACGGCGACTTCGAGCGGGTCCGCGAGCTGATGCGCCAGACGGGAGCGCTTCAGGACACCCTGGACCGCGCCCAGGCCTACGCCGAGAGCGCCAAGGCCGCCCTCGCCGAGTTCCCGGCCATCGGCTGGCGCCCCGCCCTGGAAGACCTCGCCGACTTCGCGGTGGCGCGGAAGGCCTAG
- a CDS encoding RusA family crossover junction endodeoxyribonuclease, which produces MSETWTQHGKVRAREGGGALVVEVDGLTTQAKYYKPLIYEFFRKVWRGARPGWGEFSVEIRMEYVGDPPWLDLDNLAKAILDAIKGYAFHDDAQVARLLVERQAGERERIVISVRKLTDRLMSQSRQG; this is translated from the coding sequence ATGAGCGAAACCTGGACCCAGCACGGCAAGGTGCGCGCCCGCGAGGGCGGCGGCGCCCTGGTGGTCGAGGTCGACGGGCTCACCACCCAGGCCAAGTACTACAAGCCGCTGATCTACGAGTTCTTCCGCAAGGTTTGGCGCGGCGCCCGGCCCGGCTGGGGGGAGTTCTCCGTCGAGATCCGCATGGAATACGTGGGCGATCCGCCCTGGCTCGACCTCGACAACCTGGCCAAGGCGATCCTCGACGCGATCAAGGGCTACGCCTTCCACGACGACGCCCAGGTTGCCCGCCTGCTGGTCGAGCGCCAGGCCGGCGAACGCGAGCGGATCGTGATCAGCGTGAGGAAGTTGACCGACCGCCTGATGAGCCAGTCGCGTCAGGGCTGA
- a CDS encoding GNAT family N-acetyltransferase encodes MTEIPAVVDNTATHRFEIVLEGETAFAEYQLVAGGIILPHTVVPTVFEGRGIASRLAVYAMDYARQRGLKVIPLCPFMAGYMKKHPETHDLVHPTYRERIGLSPA; translated from the coding sequence ATGACCGAAATCCCCGCCGTCGTCGACAACACCGCCACCCACCGGTTCGAGATCGTGCTCGAGGGTGAGACCGCCTTCGCCGAGTACCAGCTGGTGGCCGGCGGCATCATCCTGCCGCACACGGTGGTGCCCACCGTGTTCGAGGGGCGCGGCATCGCCAGCCGGCTCGCGGTCTACGCCATGGACTACGCCCGCCAGCGGGGGCTGAAGGTGATCCCGCTCTGCCCCTTCATGGCCGGCTACATGAAGAAGCACCCGGAGACCCACGACCTGGTGCATCCCACCTACCGCGAGCGCATCGGGCTGAGCCCTGCCTGA
- a CDS encoding GNAT family N-acetyltransferase, translating to MVQTVRIQGPLPEGFEALRQEAEAEGHKHLTRLAREWATEPQAFHVLLGVFHEGGLVAIGGVTDEPEDAGEPAWRMRRLYVARRARGMGVARAIANGLGQEALDSVRLVTVHAGSNEAARFWEAMGFSPVAGRPWSHEFRG from the coding sequence ATGGTCCAGACCGTCCGCATCCAGGGCCCGCTGCCGGAAGGCTTCGAGGCGCTGCGCCAGGAGGCGGAGGCGGAAGGCCACAAGCACCTCACGCGGTTGGCGCGCGAATGGGCGACGGAGCCGCAGGCGTTCCACGTCCTGCTTGGCGTCTTCCACGAGGGCGGGCTGGTGGCGATCGGCGGCGTCACCGACGAGCCGGAGGACGCCGGCGAGCCCGCTTGGCGGATGCGGCGGCTCTATGTGGCGAGGCGGGCGCGAGGCATGGGCGTGGCCCGGGCGATCGCCAACGGCCTGGGGCAGGAGGCGCTGGACAGCGTGAGGCTGGTCACGGTCCACGCCGGGTCGAACGAGGCGGCGCGGTTCTGGGAAGCGATGGGTTTCAGCCCCGTCGCCGGGCGGCCCTGGAGCCACGAATTCCGCGGCTAG
- the fumC gene encoding class II fumarate hydratase yields the protein MTATRTETDTFGPIEVPADRYWGAQTQRSLQNFKIGWEKQPKPVIKALGVVKRAAAEANMALGKLDPEIGKFIVAAAQEVIDGKLDDHFPLVVWQTGSGTQSNMNANEVISNRAIEMMGGVMGSKSPVHPNDHVNMSQSSNDTYPTAMHIACAEEVSRSVMPALEHLHAALKAKSAAFDHIIKIGRTHTQDATPLTLGQEFGGYAHQVAMSVRRIKESLYGLYELAQGGTAVGTGLTAPVGFAEKVAEQIAAITRLPFVTAPNKFEALAAHDAMVFSHGALTTAAAALFKIANDIRFLGSGPRAGLGELALPENEPGSSIMPGKVNPTQAEALTMLCAHVMGNNAAMAFAGSQGHFELNVFNPVMAYNFLQSCRLLADGAISFTDNMVVGIEAREDNIKANLERSLMLVTSLKEHIGYDKAAAIAKKAHKNGTTLREEAVGGGYVTNEQFDAWVRPEDMIHPG from the coding sequence ATGACCGCCACCCGTACAGAGACCGACACCTTCGGCCCCATCGAGGTGCCCGCCGACCGGTACTGGGGGGCGCAGACCCAGCGGAGCCTGCAGAACTTCAAGATCGGCTGGGAGAAGCAGCCGAAGCCGGTGATCAAGGCGCTGGGCGTGGTGAAGCGCGCCGCGGCCGAGGCCAACATGGCGCTCGGCAAGCTGGACCCCGAGATCGGCAAGTTCATCGTCGCCGCCGCCCAGGAGGTGATCGACGGCAAGCTCGACGACCACTTCCCGCTGGTGGTCTGGCAGACCGGCTCCGGCACCCAGTCGAACATGAACGCCAACGAGGTGATCTCGAACCGAGCGATCGAGATGATGGGCGGGGTGATGGGCTCCAAGAGCCCGGTCCACCCGAACGACCACGTCAACATGAGCCAGTCGTCGAACGACACCTATCCGACGGCCATGCACATCGCCTGCGCCGAGGAGGTGTCGCGTTCGGTGATGCCGGCGCTGGAGCACCTGCACGCCGCGCTGAAGGCCAAGTCGGCGGCGTTCGACCACATCATCAAGATCGGCCGCACCCACACCCAGGACGCCACGCCCCTGACCCTGGGCCAGGAATTCGGCGGCTACGCCCACCAGGTGGCGATGAGCGTGCGGCGCATCAAGGAGAGCCTCTACGGGCTCTACGAGCTGGCGCAGGGCGGCACGGCGGTGGGCACCGGCCTGACCGCGCCGGTCGGCTTCGCCGAGAAGGTGGCCGAGCAGATCGCGGCGATCACCCGGCTGCCGTTCGTCACCGCGCCCAACAAGTTCGAGGCCCTGGCGGCGCATGACGCCATGGTGTTCAGCCACGGGGCGCTGACCACCGCGGCGGCGGCGCTCTTCAAGATCGCTAACGACATCCGCTTCCTGGGCTCGGGCCCGCGCGCCGGCCTCGGCGAGCTGGCCCTGCCGGAGAACGAGCCGGGCTCCTCGATCATGCCGGGCAAGGTGAACCCGACCCAGGCCGAGGCCCTGACCATGCTGTGCGCCCACGTCATGGGAAACAACGCCGCCATGGCCTTCGCCGGCAGCCAGGGCCACTTCGAGCTGAACGTCTTCAACCCGGTGATGGCCTACAACTTCCTGCAGTCGTGCCGGCTCCTGGCCGACGGGGCGATCAGCTTCACCGACAACATGGTGGTGGGTATCGAGGCCCGCGAGGACAACATCAAGGCCAACCTCGAGCGCAGCCTGATGCTGGTGACCTCGCTCAAGGAGCACATCGGCTACGACAAGGCCGCAGCCATCGCCAAGAAGGCCCACAAGAACGGCACCACCCTGCGCGAGGAGGCCGTCGGCGGCGGCTATGTGACGAACGAGCAGTTCGACGCCTGGGTGCGGCCGGAGGACATGATCCACCCGGGCTGA